The stretch of DNA AATTTGTGCAGATTGCTTCGTCGGTCAAATGACCTCCTCGCAATGACAGTTTTCCTTTTTTTTCTCCGTCATCCATTATCCGACATCCGTCATTTATTTCTTTCTTTAGCCTATAGCCTTTAGACCTTAGCCTTTTATCTTCCGTCTCCCTTTATTTTTCACCATCGAGCAAATATTATTTTTGATCTGCAGGAAGATCCACCGAAGCAGGTGGAACAGGCATCTTGCCTGTTTGTGTATTTCCCAACCGGTTTTTTTTATTACCACCTTACAGATAGAATGTATTATCTTAAACCAGCTTTTTCTGTTGAGGAATGCTATGAAAGTTGAAGATGTTACCATCATCGGAGCGGGACCTGCAGGAATTGCCGCAGCCATACAGCTTGAACGCTCTGGAATAACTCCACTTCTTTTGGAAAAAGATGAAATGGGGGGCCTTTTAAGAAATGCCCACCTGGTGGAAAATTATCCCGGCTTCCCTGCAGGGATCACTGGTTCGCGTCTTGTAAATCTTTTCAGGGAGCAACTCCAGAGAGTGTCAATCCTGCCCGCATTTGAAGAGGTTAAAAAACTCTATTTTAAAAAAAAGATTTTCCTTGTAGAAACATGGAAAAAAACCTATCCTTCCCGGACAGTAGTGATCGCGAGTGGGACGAAACCCAGGGGATTTGCGGATTTTGTAATACCTGAAGAAGTGAAAGACAAGATTTTTTATGAGGTTTATCCCATTCTTAGAGCTAGGAAAAAGGAAATAGCGATCATCGGAGCTGGCGATGCAGCTTTTGACTATGCCTTAAATCTCAGCCAGAATAACGAGGTTACCATTTTGAATAGCGGACAACATATCAGGTCTCTTCCCCTCCTCTTGGAAAGAGCACAAGCAGTTTCCTCAATCTCCTATCATAAGAATACACGAATCACAAGAGTGTCCAACAACTCTCAAAATGGAATACTACTTGAATGCAAGACTCTTGGAAATACCTGGAAAAGTCGTGCTGATTATTTGATATTTGCCATCGGAAGAGAGCCGCAGCTCGACTTTTTGTCAGAAAAAGTAAAGCGAAATTTCAGGGCTTTAGTGAAAAAAGGGGTTCTCTATCTTATCGGGGATGTAAAGAATGGAAATTACCGACAGACTGCCATTGCCGTGGGAGATGGAATTATGGCCGCAATGAAAATATGCAGAAGATTAAAGGGGGTATGCTCGTAAAAATCCTCTCTTCTGCATTCGTAGGCAGGGCTCCCAGCCCTGCAGAACGAGTTTTTCATAGCGCTCACATGGAAGATTAAAGGAGATCCGAATATGAAAATTCTCGCCTCAGCCGGAAAAGAGGATATCGCCATCGTTTATATTGCTGAGCTGAGAGACGGAAAGCTGGTCGAATTAGTTGAGTCTGTACAGCCACCTTTGTCCAGGGAGAAAAAGTGGGTTTTGATAGTCTCAACCCTGTTCGGCTGTCCGGTTAAATGCTTAATCTGCGATGCCGGAAGCCTTTATCAGGGGAAATTATCTAAAGAAGATATTTTTTCACAGATAGACTTTCTCGTCAAGAAAAGATTTCCGGATGGCAATATTCCAGTTGAAAAATTCAAAATCCAGTTCGCCAGGATGGGTGAGCCTGCTTTTAATCCGAATGTGCCGCAGGTCCTGGAAGAGCTTCCGTCCCGTTATAACGCCCCCGGCTTAATTCCCACTATCTCTACAATCGCTCCAGCCGACACGGACGAATTTTTCCAAAAACTACTTATCCTAAAGAATAAATTATATTCCGGTGGCAAATTCCGACTCCAGTTCTCTATCCATTCTACAGATGAAAAAATGAGATATAAGTTGATGCCGGTGAGGAAGTGGGACCTAAAAACAATCTCTTCCTTTGGAGAAAAGTTTTATGAAGAGGGGGACAGAAAACTTACCTTAAACTTTGCCCTGGCAAAAGAGATGCCAGTGGAACCAGAGGTCCTTTTACAACATTTTGACCCGGATAAATTTTTGATTAAGATGACGCCGATAAACCCCACTTATCAGGGAATCAGACACAAGCTTTGTTCCTACATTGACCCACTCTGCGAAGGAAAAGACTACCAGGTCGTAAGTGAGCTTCGTTCCGCAGGGTATGAAGTTCTCATCAGCATCGGGGAAATCGAAGAAAACCAGATCGGCTCAAATTGTGGCCAGTATTTGATAAAACATTTGAAGACGAAAGAGCAAATAAAAGAGGGATACACTTACAAAATTCAAGGCTACTCTTAGACTGTAAAGACATATTGAATGCGTCTAATCGGTACAACAGGCATCCTGTCTATTGCTTCTGTCCCCTCTCCTCATTGGAGAAATTTAGGGTGAGGTCATCCTCCTTTTCTCTTTTTTCACGATCACGATAAACGGGAAACACTCACGTTTTTTTTAACCCTTGAACTTCTTTTTGATTTTAACTATTGCCTTTAGACTTTACTTTTTTCTTTTATCCATCATTCGTTATCCGACATCCGTCATTTATTTCTTTCTTTAGCCTTAAGATTTTTTAAACCCTGTATTCCTCCAATCTATCCTTTCCCCTTCTCTCCTTAGAGAAAACGTAATTACTCCTGGAAAGCGGGGCATTGGGAAAACTCTCGTTGAATTCAGACTCAAGTCTCCTTTTCAAAAGACACAGTTCCTCATAACCGATATTCTGATTTGAAAGATATTTTTCTATCAACTCAGGACTGCTGTTCTCGCCTTTGAGCCGGGATAAAGAAACCGCCATTCTTTTTATCTCTCCCTTGAAATCCTTCAGGATTTTTTCTGCGACCCCTTCTTTTTCCTTCATCCTTTTAAGCTTTTCAGAGGCGGATATCAAGTTTCCTTCAAGCCTGTCGAAATCGACCAGCTCGATTTTTTCCTCTTTTAGCCTCTGAGCATCTCTTTTCAAT from Candidatus Zixiibacteriota bacterium encodes:
- a CDS encoding radical SAM protein encodes the protein MKILASAGKEDIAIVYIAELRDGKLVELVESVQPPLSREKKWVLIVSTLFGCPVKCLICDAGSLYQGKLSKEDIFSQIDFLVKKRFPDGNIPVEKFKIQFARMGEPAFNPNVPQVLEELPSRYNAPGLIPTISTIAPADTDEFFQKLLILKNKLYSGGKFRLQFSIHSTDEKMRYKLMPVRKWDLKTISSFGEKFYEEGDRKLTLNFALAKEMPVEPEVLLQHFDPDKFLIKMTPINPTYQGIRHKLCSYIDPLCEGKDYQVVSELRSAGYEVLISIGEIEENQIGSNCGQYLIKHLKTKEQIKEGYTYKIQGYS
- a CDS encoding NAD(P)/FAD-dependent oxidoreductase, producing MKVEDVTIIGAGPAGIAAAIQLERSGITPLLLEKDEMGGLLRNAHLVENYPGFPAGITGSRLVNLFREQLQRVSILPAFEEVKKLYFKKKIFLVETWKKTYPSRTVVIASGTKPRGFADFVIPEEVKDKIFYEVYPILRARKKEIAIIGAGDAAFDYALNLSQNNEVTILNSGQHIRSLPLLLERAQAVSSISYHKNTRITRVSNNSQNGILLECKTLGNTWKSRADYLIFAIGREPQLDFLSEKVKRNFRALVKKGVLYLIGDVKNGNYRQTAIAVGDGIMAAMKICRRLKGVCS